GCAGCAGGAGCAACAGGCGCAATAGTATCGGCTACTGTTATGGTTTGCGACACCGACGATGTATTATTACAAGCATCGGTAAAAGTCCAAGTACGCGTTACAATGATGTTACAAGGATCCGAATCATCTGTTGTATCTACCGGCGAAGCCACAATATCACCAGCACAGTTATCTGTCGCTGTTAAGTCCATAGCCTCTGGTAACTCTGTAATACATTGTGCAGTTATATCCGCAGGGGCAGCAGGAGCAACAGGAGCTGTTGTATCGGCCACCGTTATGGTTTGCGACACCGACGATGTATTATTACAGTTATCTGTAAAAGTCCAAGTACGCGTCACAATGATGTTACAAGGATCCGAATCATCTGTTGTATCTACCGGCGAAGCCACAATATCACCAGCACAGTTATCTGTAGCCGTTAAGTCCATAGCCTCTGGTAACTCTGTAATACATTGTGCAGTTATATCCGCAGGTGCAGCAGGAGCAACAGGCGCTGTTGTATCGGCTACTGTTATGGTTTGCGATACAGACGATGTATTATTACAGTTATCTGTAAAAGTCCAAGTACGCGTCACAATAACGTTACAAGGATCCGAATCATCTGTTGTATCTACCGGCGAAGCCACAATATCACCAGCACAGTTATCTGTAGCCGTTAAGTCCATAGCCTCTGGTAACTCTGTAATACATTGTGCAGTTATATCCGCAGGAGCAGCAGGAGCAACAGGAGCTGTTGTATCGGCTACTGTTATGGTTTGCGACACCGACGATGTATTATTACAAGCATCTGTAAAAGTCCAAGTACGCGTCACAATGATGTTACAAGGATCCGAATCATCTGTTGTATCTACCGGTGAGGCCACAATATCACCAGCACAGTTATCTGTAGCCGTTAAGTCCATAGCCTCTGGTAACTCTGTAATACATTGTGCAGTTATATCCGCAGGAGCAGCAGGAGCAACAGGAGCTGTTGTATCGGCTACTGTTATGGTTTGCGACACCGACGATGAATTATTACAGTTATCTGTAAATGTCCAAGTACGCGTCACAATAACGTTACAAGGATCCGAATCATCTGTTGTATCTACAGGCGAAGCCACAATATCACCAGCACAGTTATCTGTCGCTGTTAAGTCCATAGCCTCTGGTAATTCTGTAATACATTGTGCAGTTATATCCGCAGGAGCAGCAGGAGCAACAGGCGCAATAGTATCCGCAACTGTTATGGTTTGCGACACCGACGATGTATTATTACAAGCATCTGTAAAAGTCCAAGTACGCGTCACAATGATGTTACAAGGATCCGAATCATCTGTTGTATCTACCGGCGAAGCCACAATATCACCAGCACAGTTATCTGTAGCCGTTAAGTCCATCGCCTCTGGTAATTCTGTAATACATTGTGCAGTTATATCCGCAGGAGCAGCAGGTGCAACAGGAGCTGTTGTATCGGCTACTGTTATGGTTTGCGATACAGACGATGTATTATTACAGTTATCTGTAAAAGTCCAAGTACGCGTCACAATAACGTTACAAGGATCCGAATCATCTGTTGTATCTACAGGCGAAGCCACAATATCACCAGCACAGTTATCTGTAGCCGTTAAGTCCATAGCCTCTGGTAATTCTGTAATACATTGTGCAGTTATATCCGCAGGAGCAGCAGGAGCAACAGGAGCTGTTGTATCGGCTACTGTTATGGTTTGCGACACCGACGATGTATTATTACAGTTATCTGTAAAAGTCCAAGTACGCGTCACAATGATGTTACAAGGATCCGAATCATCTGTTGTATCTACCGGCGAAGCCACAATATCACCAGCACAGTTATCTGTCGCTGTTAAGTCCATAGCCTCTGGTAATTCTGTAATACATTGTGCAGTTATATCCGCAGGAGCAGCAGGAGCAACAGGCGCAATAGTATCCGCAACTGTTATGGTTTGCGACACCGACGATGTATTATTACAGTTATCTGTAAAAGTCCAAGTACGCGTCACAATGATGTTACAAGGATCCGAATCATCTGTTGTATCTACCGGCGAAGCCACAATATCACCAGCACAGTTATCTGTAGCCGTTAAGTCCATAGCCTCTGGTAATTCTGTAATACATTGTGCAGTTATATCCGTAGGAGCAGCAGGTGCAACAGGAGCTGTTGTATCGGCTACTGTTATGGTTTGCGACACCGACGATGTATTATTACAGTTATCTGTAAAAGTCCAAGTACGCGTCACAATGATGTTACAAGGATCCGAATCATCTGTTGTATCTACCGGCGAAGCCACAATATCACCAGCACAGTTATCTGTAGCCGTTAAGTCCATAGCCTCTGGTAATTCTGTAATACATTGTGCAGTTATATCCGTAGGAGCAGCAGGTGCAACAGGAGCTGTTGTATCGGCTACTGTTATGGTTTGCGACACCGACGATGTATTATTACAAGCATCTGTAAAAGTCCAAGTACGCGTTACAATAATGTTACAAGGATCCGAATCATCTGTTGTATCTACCGGCGAAGCCACAATATCACCAGCACAGTTATCTGTAGCCGTTAAGTCCATCGCCTCTGGTAATTCTGAAATACATTCTACTGCTATTGCATCCGGCGCAGCAGGAGCAACAGGCGCAACAGTATCAATAATGGTAAAGGTTGCTGTAGTGAAGCTTTCGTTACCACAAGCATCTGTTGCTTTAAAGTTTACGATAGCAGAACCAGTTAGGCCACAACCAGGAATTAAAACGCCTTTGTAATCATGGTCCCAAACTATAGCGCTACAATCATCCGTTGCAGTAGCACCTCCATTATTATCTAACCATGATTGTAATTCAGTTAAATTGCCTAATCCATCACACTCCACGGTTAAATCACTTGCTTCAATTTCAATGGTAGGATTAACCGTATCAATAATTGAATAAGAAGCCGTAGTCGTAACAAAGTTTCCGCAAGCATCAGTTGCTGTGAAAGTTACTTCAATTGGATTAGCACAATCAGAGCTAGCACCTCCATAATTATTTGTCCACGTAATTTCAGAGCAATTATCTGAAACCGCAGCAAAGCCATTATTATCTAACCAATTTTGAATAGCGCCATTATTTCCAGTACCATCACATTCGATGGATATATCAGAAGCTTCAACACTTATTATTGGGCTGGTAGTATCTTGAACCGTAATAACTTGTACTTCTGAAGCGGTGTTCCCACAACTATCAGTAGCCGTCCAAGTTCTAGTTAATGTGTAATTAGAATCGCAATTACCATTCGCTCTTTCTTCTAAATAGGTTACTGTAATGTCAGTATCACAATTATCCGTTGCCGCTAAATCGGTAGCAGACGCTGTAGGAACAGCATCACATTCTACAGTAATATCAGCAGGAGCTGCATCTAATACAGGAGCCGTGGTATCTTGAACCGTAATAACTTGTACCTCTGAAGCGGTGTTCCCACAACTATCAGTAGCCGTCCAAGTTCTAGTTAATGTATAGTTAGAGTCGCAATTACCATTCGCTCTTTCTTCTAAATAGGTTACTGTAATGTCAGTATCACAATTATCCGTTGCCGATAAATCGGTAGCAGACGCTGTAGGAACAGCATCACATTCTACAGTAATATCGGCAGGAGCTGCATCTAATACAGGAGCAGTAGTATCTTGAACCGTAATAACTTGTACCTCTGAAGCGGTGTTCCCACAACTATCAGTAGCCGTCCAAGTTCTCGTTAATGTGTAATTAGAGTCGCAATTACCATTCGCTCTTTCTTCTAAATAAGTTACTGTAATGTCAGCATCACAATTATCCGTTGCCGCTAAATCGGTAGCAGACGCTGTAGGAACAGCATCACATTCTACAGTAATATCAGCAGGAGCTGCATCTAATACAGGAGCCGTAGTATCTTGAACCGTAATAACTTGTACCTCTGAAGCGGTGTTCCCACAACTATCAGTAGCCGTCCAAGTTCTAGTTAATGTATAGTTAGAGTCGCAATTACCATTCGCTCTTTCTTCTAAATAGGTTACTGTAATGTCAGTATCACAATTATCCGTTGCCGCTAAATCGGTAGCAGACGCTGTAGGAACAGCATCACATTCTACAGTAATATCAGCAGGAGCTGCATCTAATACAGGAGCCGTGGTATCTTGAACCGTAATAACTTGTACCTCTGAAGCGGTGTTCCCACAACTATCAGTAGCCGTCCAAGTTCTCGTTAATGTGTAATTAGAATCGCAATTACCATTCGCTCTTTCTTCTAAATAAGTTACTGTAATGTCAGCATCACAATTATCCGTTGCCGCTAAATCGGTAGCAGACGCTGTAGGAACAGCATCACACTCTACGGTAATATCGGCAGGAGCTACATCTAATACAGGAGCCGTGGTATCCTCAATAGTAAAGATAGCCATTGTCGTGCTTGTATTTCCACAAGCATCTGTGGCCGTAAAAGTTACAGAAGCAGACCCTGTTGCTCCGCAATCATCTGATAGACCTGTATAGTTGTGAGACCAAGAAATAGCAGAACAATCATCTGTTGCCGAAGCACCACCATTACTTTCTAACCAATCCGTTAAATCAGCTGTATTCCCATTACCATCACACTCAACTGTTAGTGGCGATGCCTCAACGGTAATTACTGGATTAACAGTATCAATAATTGAATAAGAAGCCGTAGTCGTAACAAAGTTTCCGCAGGCATCAGTAGCTGTGAAAGTTACTTCAATTGGGTTAGCACAATCAGAGCTAACACCACCATAATTATTTGTCCACGTTACTTCCGAGCAATTATCTGAAACTGTTGCATAACCATGATTATCTAACCATTCTTGAATCGCGCCATTGTTTCCAGTACCATCACATTCAATATCAATATTTGTAGCAGCATTTGTAATAACTAAAGCTTCAGGTGCTGTAATAGAGAATGTTCTCTCAATAGTAGACGGATTACAAAGATCCGAAATGGTATATGTTACTGTTGTAGTACCACCTTCACATAAAAGTGGAGCCGTAGGCGTTCCGTAATCACCAGTTGCATTACAGCCACCAGAAACGGTAAAACCGTTTAACCAGGTATTGAAAGCCGTATCAACTTCCGCTTGACTTGCATAATCGCAAGCATCAGCTGTAGCATTATCAGGTGTATTCACTACAACGGCTTCAGGCGCTGTGATAGAGAATGTTCTCTCAATAGTAGACGGATTACAAAGATCCGAAATGGTATATGTTACTGTTGTAGTACCACCTTCACATAAAAGTGGAGCCGTAGGCGTTCCGTAATCAGCAGTTGCATTACAGCCACCAGAAACGGTAAATCCGTTTAACCAGGTATTGAAGGCTGTATCAACTTCCGCTTGACTTGCATAATCGCAAGCATCAGCTGTAGTATTATCAGGTGTATTCACTACAACGGCTTCAGGTGCTGTGATAGAGAATGTTCTCTCAATAGTAGACGGATTACAAAGATCCGAAATGGTATATGTTACTGTTGTAGTACCACCTTCACATAAAAGTGGAGCCGTAGGCGTTCCGTAATCACCAGTTGCATTACAGCCACCAGAAACGGTAAATCCGTTTAACCAGGTATTGAAGGCTGTATCAACTTCCGCTTGACTTGCATAATCGCAAGCATCAGCTGTAGCGTTATTAGGTGTATTCACCACAACGGCTTCAGGTGCTGTGATAGAGAATGTTCTCTCAATAGTAGACGGATTACAAAGATCCGAAATGGTATATGTTACTGTTGTAGTACCACCTTCACATAAAAGTGGAGCCGTAGGCGTTCCGTAATCAGCAGTTGCATTACAGCCACCAGAAACGGTAAAACCGTTTAACCAGGTATTGAAGGCTGTATCAACTTCCGCTTGACTTGCATAATCGCAAGCATCAGCTGTAGTATTATCAGGTGTATTCACTACAACGGCTTCAGGTGCTGTGATAGAGAATGTTCTCTCAATAGTAGACGGATTACAAAGATCTGAAATGGTATATGTTACTGTTGTAGTACCACCTTCACATAAAAGTGGAGCCGTAGGCGTTCCGTAATCACCAGTTGCATTACAGCCACCAGAAACGGTAAAACCGTTTAACCAGGTATTGAAGGCTGTATCAACTTCCGCTTGACTTGCATAATCGCAAGCATCAGCTGTAGTATTATCAGGTGTATTCACTACAACAGCTTCAGGCGCTGTGATAGAGAATGTTCTCTCAATAGTAGACGGATTACAAAGATCCGTAATTGTATATGTTACTGTTGTAGTACCACCTTCACATAAAAGTGGAGCCGTAGGCGTTCCGTAATCACCAGTTGCATTACAGCCACCAGAAACGGTAAAACCGTTTAACCAGGTATTGAAGGCTGTATCAACTTCCGCTTGACTTGCATAATCGCAAGCATCAGCTGTAGTATTATCAGGTGTATTCACTACAACGGCAGGTGAGGTAATAGTAAAGGTTTGAATTGCCGCTGCCGATTGCTCACAATTGTCTGTGATTGTAAAATTTCTTTTTATTGTTATAGGGCATGAGCCTGTTGCAATATCTTGATATGTAATACTAGCCACATTATCTTCTAAAAAAGTACCACCTTCAGCTAAATATTCTGCTTCAGTTATAGTAACCTCGGTTTCAGAAAAAGCCAAAGCTGTTAAACCTCCATTTGTAATATCTTCAGCCGCACAACCTTCTAAACTTACATCGGTTGGGGCTGTAATTGTAGGTGGAGCTGTATCTTCAACAATAATTTCAAAACTATCAGTTGCTGAACAATTTGAATCTGTATCATTTACGGTTACTGTATACGTTCCAGCTGGTAATCCTGTAAGGTCTTGAGTGGTGGCATTAGAGGCATCATCCCAAGAATAGGTATAATTTCCAGTTCCACCAGATACAGAAATATTAATTGCTCCAACATCATTTCCAGAGCAACCTGTATTTGTTACACTATCTAGAGTTATCGTAATTGGATTGAGGACTGTGACCGTAATTGGTGTACGTTCTCCAGTACAGGAATTACTTGGTCCTTCAGATACATAATATGTGAAAACACCAGCAGTGCTAGTAGATGGTGTTATAGACACTTGACCAGGCGTAGCCGGGTTATTATTAGTATAATATAATAATATGTAATTAGATTCAGAAGTTGTAGCCGTTAATGGTAAAGCGGTTTCTCCTAAACAATAGGTTACATTACTAGTTGTTGGTGTTGTTAAAATATCATTCACTTCAATGGTAAAAATATAATTACAACCGCCTTGACCTGGAGGGATAGCGTAATAAGTAGATACACCTATTGTGGCTGGGAATGGGTTATTCTGATTGTACTGTATTGTAGATGGTGTAATAGGAAATGAATCGTAATACTGTGTTCCTGGAGGAAAGTTTCCAGACACTTCAGAAACAGGAATTGTATTACCTTCAAAACTACAATAAAAGAAATCTCGTTGAACCGATACACCTGTACAATTATCTAAAATATATTGTTCCGAATCGATATCAATTTCAATAGGAGCAGTATTAGGTTCCCCTTGACATACACCAGCTTCTTGATAACCTTGTATTAATGGCAATGAATAATTTGTTTGCGAAACATTACCCGTACCTGAAATATTACCACCAACTATTACAATTTTTGGTGTACAATTATTGTTAACTAAAATAGAACAGTCTGTTGTTGATGTAATTTCAAATGAAATATCAGCCATTAGTTCGGCCAAGTTCAACGGGTTTAATGGAATAAAGGCCATATCCCAGACAACAGCTCCTGTAGCACCTTCATTAGGATCAAAATAAGGAGGTGAAGACTGAAATAAAGGATTGTATTCATTATAAGAGATACTTCCTGGTACAAAAGAAGATGTAAATGGTATTGGAATAACCAAGCGACCATTAGTAATAGCTTCTGTTCCACGGTTTCTAATTTCAACACCATACTCAATAGTATCGCCCGGTTGAACTGTTAAGTTACCACTACCAACGGCTACACCATTAATTGAATTTGCAGATAGTATTCCTTCAGATTCTGGAATATAGGCATCAACCGCAAATGTTACGTTATATATGGAATATGTATCGCCATTGGTAAAGTATTTAAATGACGTACTGGTTTGATTATTATTTATAATAGCATTGTTCGTATTATTAATATCAAACATACTGATATCAACACCAGTGTTATTCAATAATTGTGGGTTTCTAGGATTTCCTCCCGTGTTGATAGAAGATTTAAAAAAGTTATTAGTATTATTTCCAGAATGACTTAATGAGGTATAAGTTCCTGAGTTTCTATTTTCAATTTGGAATGTATCACCAGAAAAACCAACATCGCCTTCACCACCCATAACACCTAACTTTACATTAACATCGCCATTTTGCGTGGAGTTAAAGCCATTAACACCAATAGTGTATTGATTATTGTTACCAGAAACAACATAAGCATGACCGTCAAAAACTGTCACATCACGCCATTTCATTTTTGTGTTTTCGTAAACCACAACCATTCCCCAGCCACCATAGTAACCCGTACCGTCAGGATCACCTTCTCTCAAAGCTAAATCGGCAACAAAATATTCTCCTAATCCATTAGTTCTTACATAATCTGTAATTTCAGCATAGGCGGAATACATGTAGTCATCTGAACTTGTTGGGTAATAAATATCGGTTGCATTCGCTGTTAATTGCGTATAGCTTCCCGCTGTTGGACCTTTTATGGAAACCTTACGCTTGTCATAATTTTTGGTAATAGTCGTTAAAGCAGGAATTGTTTCAGTGTAATTAACATTCACATAAGCTCTATCTGTCCAATTTAATCTTAATCTTGTAACCTCCAACGTATAATTTGAATCTGAAAATACTTGGTATGGTGAGCTTAAATAAGCGTTGTCATCATTAATTGAACTTGTAGACACCGCAGACTCTGGACCATTATTTACGGAAACATGTAGGGTTTCATTATTTCCAGAAGTTCTGTAAATAAACTCTACCTTATTCCCGGATCCTGTTGTAGTAAATGTATACCTGTAAGTACCACCAGAACTAGAAATATTTAATGAGTAGTCCGTATTATCAATACTTTCATTACTATAAATTATATCGGTTGTATTAATAGTTTGCGTTATAAAATTACCATTTGGCACGCTCTTCGTTACGGTAAATGTATTGCTTGAGCCAGCTCGACCAGACCAATATAAGCCTGCATACACTACATTAGAACATTCTGGAATAGCGTTGTTTTCTTGAGAAAATTGTAAAGTAGCCGATGACGAATTCAAGGTATTAACGTCGTTGTCAATATCCACATACTTCATGTCATTTCCACCGTTATTGGTGTTATCACCATAGGTAGCTAATGTTAGGTTGGTGTTACCCATCATGGTAAAATCTCCCTTTACATTATAAATAGTTTTGGATGGCGTGTAGATGGACGTTCGAGGTTCAAAATTTACGCGCACTTGACTATAACTATAAAAAGTAGCTGCCAATAGCATAAATACAGCTAACGCAAATTGAGTTTGCGTTTTATAGTTCTTGGTTTTTGAGGTGTATAAGTTTTCCATTTTTGTAACTTTAAATTAAGCTAATACCAAATTTATGAACGGTTAAATATTTTGTAGAAAATACTAATTTCCGAATCCGCTTGTTGGATGAAATTTCGTATTTGACTTTCAGTAACTGAAGATTCACATTTCAAGTAAATATATTTTAGACTACCAAAACCTCTAATGTTATCTACATTAAAAGGACGCATTAAATCTGAAGCCGATTTAATATTGATAGTTATCATTTCAACACGCTTAAATAAGTCATTGTCTGAACTTAATATGTTGAATGAATTAGTGTCTTTTAGCTTTACTACTTTTGGCTTTTGGCCTTCAGTAACTTCAATTATCTGATTGTTTTTAATATAAACAGAAGGTTCCAAATCATAGAGCAAATCTTCTGGATACGTTGTAACTCGCGTTGATGTTCTAGACATACTTTGGCTGTCCGTATTATCAGGGAGTTGATAGATAGGGTTTTCTTGAGCAAAACTGCTACTTGTGAAAACAACTAATAACGCACACACCATTACTACGGTTGTTAACGTCATGTTCATTCTATTTTTCATAATTATTGATATATTAATTCTTTAACTTATTGGTTTTCAAAAGCTATAAAATCAGTTCAATTAAATCGTATAAATAGTAGTTAAACCTTTTTAGGGCTCAACAATACATTTATTGTTCTAAAAAATATTGAGGGAAGAGCATGCTTGCATGCGAATGGATTAAGTTTTTTAGTTTGATTTGGGATCATCTTGATTAATAGCTTACATCACAAATAAAATGCGATTAAATCAATCAATCAAAAAAAAATGTTAAATCACTTATAAATTCGATTAAAGGATTTCGCTAAACACTTAGTCGATAAATAGATATAATTAATCGACAGTACTTTTTGAGAATAACCGAATGCTGTGTTCTAAAAAATTAGGATATTGGATGGATGTAGGTCAATTTTTTCATGTAATTTTAGGTTGATTAATAGCGTTTAATTTTAAATTCTGGTGCAATGTAAGTCATTTGTCTGATTTAAGCAACACTTAAACGATAAAAATTACTTTTAAACGATAAAATATGAAAACTCTCACATTAGTACGACACGCCAAATCATCTTGGAAACTTAATCTTCCAGATCATCTTCGACCATTAAAAATGCGAGGGTTAACAGATGCTAACAACGTTTCTAACCACTTAAAAACCACTAATTTTTGTCCCGATTTATTATGGTCTAGTAATGCTGTGAGAGCGCAAAGTACTGCTGAAATTTTTATAAAAACCTTAAATATACCTTCAGAAATTTGCCATTTTAATCATGAGTTATATGATTTTTCAGGTGAATACCTCACCTTTCATATTAAAAATTGTCCAGATGAAATAAATAGTCTTATGGTATTTGGACATAATGATGCCATTACCAATTTTGTAAATGCATTTGGAAGTGAACGGATAGAAAATGTACCAACATGTGGTTTGGTAACTATTATTTTTAATTGTGATTCTTGGCAAGAAATAACTTCGGGAGATACCAGTCGGATTATTTTTCCGAAGGACTTAAGACAATAAATTTCAAACCCTATAATTAACAATTTAACGAATTATTAATACCCAGAAATTCCATACAATACAATATATTTGTAACATAACTAAAAAATTTTAATGGCTAAACAAGTACAAGAAAATCGTTATATAAATAGAGAAGTTAGCTGGCTACAGTTTAATGATCGGGTGTTACAAGAAGCTGATGATGAAACCGTTCCGCTAATTGAACGACTCCGATTTTTAGGTATTTTTTCTAATAATTTAGACGAGTTCTTTAAAGTACGTTACGCTACTGTAAAACGCATTGTAGAAGCTGGAAAAGGGGGTAAAAGTGAACTTGGTGGTATAAAAGCCAATGAGTTATTAGATATTATCACCCAAATAGTTATTAAGCAACAGAGTGATAGTTTAGAAATTTTAAGTAAAATTCATAAGCAACTAGAGGATGAAAATATTTTCATTATTAATGAAAAATCCATCCAACCGTCTCAACACGAATTTATAAAAAATTACTTTCATCAAAAGGTTAGTCCTGCTTTGGTGACTATTATTTTAAGTGATTCTGTAGAACTTCCAAACTTAAAAGATAGTGCGGCATATTTAGCTGTTAAGTTGAGTATGAAAGATAATGAAAATCAATATGCACTTATTGAAATTTCAAAATCTATGGATCGTTTTGTGGTTTTACCAAAACAGGATGATAAAAACTTTATTATCATGCTAGACGATTTATTGCGTTACTGTTTGGATGAGATCTTCGATATTTTTGACTACGATGTCATTTCTGCTCACATGATAAAAATTACGAGAGATGGTGAATTAGATTTGGAAAGTGATTTAAGTAAAAGTTTTATTGAAAAAATATCAGATAGTGTTAAACATCGTCAAATAGGAGAACCCGTCCGGTTTGTTTATGATAAAACCATAGATCAAGTTACCTTATCCTATTTAATGGATAAAATGAATATTGAATCTACAGATAGTAAAATTCCAGGTGGTCGTTACCACAACCGTCGGGACTATATGGATTTCCCTAGTTTAGGACGTACCGATTTACTGTATTCCAAAATTGAAGCATTACCTGTAAAAGGATTGAGTTTTCAGGAAAGTATTTTTAAATCCATAGCGCATAAAGACTTTTTAATTCACACACCATATCACACGTTTTCGTACATCGTTAAGTTTTTACGTGAAGCCGCTTTAGATCCTAAAGTATCTACTATTAAAATTACTATTTACCGATTAGCTCAAATTTCGCACGTAGCCAGTTCCTTAATCAATGCTGCCAAAAACGGTAAAAAAGTAACGGTTTCCATTGAAATTCAAGCGCGTTTTGATGAGCAAGCCAATATTGATTATGCCCAGCAAATGCAAAATGAGGGAGTGCATTTAATTTTTGGTGTTCAAGGCTTAAAGGTGCATAGTAAAATGTGTGTCATAGAGCGTGAAGAAGAACATAAAATTAAACGCTACGGATTTGTTAGCACAGGCAATTTTAATGAATCTACCGCCAAAATTTATACGGATTACACCTTATTTACGGCCAACCAGAAAATTTTAAAGGACATTAATAAAGTCTTTAGTTTCTTTGAAATTAATTATAAAATATACCGCTATAAGCATATTATTACGTCCCCTCATTACACGGAAAAAGCATTTTTCCGACTTATTAATGGGCAGATTATCAACGCATCTTTAGGAAAGCCAGCTCAAATTCGGTTTAAAATGAATAGTTTATCTAGTTATAAAATGGTGGATAAATTATATGAAGCCAGTCGGGCAGGTGTTAAAATTCAAATGGTTGTTCGTGGTATTTGTTGCTTAATTCCTGGTGTGCCAAATATGAGTGAAAACATTGAGGTAATAAGCATTGTAGATAAGTTTTTAGAGCATTCTAGACTTTATATTTTTGGTCCTGATGATGATGCACAAATCTACATTTCATCGGCTGATTTAATGACTAGAAATATTGAAAATAGAGTAGAGGTAAGTTGTCCAATTTATGATGAAGATATTAAGCAGGAATTATTAGACAATTTCGGTATTTTCTGGAGTGCAAATGTTAAAGCACGGATTCTAAACGAAACGCAAAATAATCAGTATAAAGAAAAGAAAGAACCTATAGTTCGTGCGCAATTCGCTATATATGAGTATTATTTAAACAAATTAAAAAGTTAGCATGCTAACCATTAAAAAATATGCAGCAATAGATATTGGTTCCAATGCCGTTCGGTTGCTGATAGCCAATATTATTGAAGAAAAAGGAAAACCTACACGCTTTAAAAAAAGCTCCCTGGTTCGTGTTCCAATTCGTTTAGGTTCGGATGTGTTTATGAAAGGTAAAATTTCAAAACACAA
Above is a window of Bizionia sp. M204 DNA encoding:
- a CDS encoding histidine phosphatase family protein; translated protein: MKTLTLVRHAKSSWKLNLPDHLRPLKMRGLTDANNVSNHLKTTNFCPDLLWSSNAVRAQSTAEIFIKTLNIPSEICHFNHELYDFSGEYLTFHIKNCPDEINSLMVFGHNDAITNFVNAFGSERIENVPTCGLVTIIFNCDSWQEITSGDTSRIIFPKDLRQ
- the ppk1 gene encoding polyphosphate kinase 1 produces the protein MAKQVQENRYINREVSWLQFNDRVLQEADDETVPLIERLRFLGIFSNNLDEFFKVRYATVKRIVEAGKGGKSELGGIKANELLDIITQIVIKQQSDSLEILSKIHKQLEDENIFIINEKSIQPSQHEFIKNYFHQKVSPALVTIILSDSVELPNLKDSAAYLAVKLSMKDNENQYALIEISKSMDRFVVLPKQDDKNFIIMLDDLLRYCLDEIFDIFDYDVISAHMIKITRDGELDLESDLSKSFIEKISDSVKHRQIGEPVRFVYDKTIDQVTLSYLMDKMNIESTDSKIPGGRYHNRRDYMDFPSLGRTDLLYSKIEALPVKGLSFQESIFKSIAHKDFLIHTPYHTFSYIVKFLREAALDPKVSTIKITIYRLAQISHVASSLINAAKNGKKVTVSIEIQARFDEQANIDYAQQMQNEGVHLIFGVQGLKVHSKMCVIEREEEHKIKRYGFVSTGNFNESTAKIYTDYTLFTANQKILKDINKVFSFFEINYKIYRYKHIITSPHYTEKAFFRLINGQIINASLGKPAQIRFKMNSLSSYKMVDKLYEASRAGVKIQMVVRGICCLIPGVPNMSENIEVISIVDKFLEHSRLYIFGPDDDAQIYISSADLMTRNIENRVEVSCPIYDEDIKQELLDNFGIFWSANVKARILNETQNNQYKEKKEPIVRAQFAIYEYYLNKLKS